A section of the Pseudorasbora parva isolate DD20220531a chromosome 2, ASM2467924v1, whole genome shotgun sequence genome encodes:
- the gys1 gene encoding glycogen [starch] synthase, muscle, with amino-acid sequence MPLARSLSVTSLSGLEDWDEEFDREDAVLFEIAWEVANKVGGIYTVIQTKARLTCEEWGENYFLVGPYMESNVRTQVELIEPCNAALRRTIDKMNSSGCKVYFGRWLIEGSPYVILLDVGFTAWSLDRWKSELWEKCGVGVPWFDREANDAVLFGFLTAWLLGEYAAQCDEPPHIVAHFHEWLAGLGLVLCRQRQLPVATIFTTHATLLGRYLCAGNVDFYNNLAEFNVDKEAGDRQIYHRYCLERAAARCAHVFTTVSQITAIEAEHLLKRKPDIVTPNGLNVKKFSAMHEFQNLHAQSKARIQEFVRGHFYGHLDFNLDKTVFLFIAGRYEFSNKGADIFLEALARLNYLLRVNHSDVTVIAFFIMPARTNNFNVETLKGQAVRKQLWDTAQTVKERFGKKLYESLLVGQLPDVSKMLDKEDFTIMKRAIFATQRQCLPPVCTHNMLEDSSDPILNCIRRIGLFNTSQDRVKVIFHPEFLSSTSPLLPMDYEEFVRGCHLGVFPSYYEPWGYTPAECTVMGIPSISTNLSGFGCFMEEHIADPSAYGIYILDRRYRGVDESCNQLTSFLFQFCQQSRRQRIIQRNRTERLSDLLDWRYLGRYYISARHMALAKAFPDTYIYEPQEPTSATGFRYPRPASVPPSPAHSLHSSPHQSEAEDEEEPYDEDLEAEKDRVNIRQPLTLPNRNKNHTDGLPEKN; translated from the exons ATGCCACTGGCGCGCAGTTTGTCGGTCACCTCCCTGTCCGGCCTGGAGGACTGGGATGAAGAGTTTGATCGGGAGGATGCAGTCCTGTTTGAGATTGCATGGGAGGTCGCTAATAAAG TTGGTGGCATTTACACGGTGATCCAGACTAAGGCGCGTCTGACCTGCGAGGAATGGGGTGAGAACTACTTTCTAGTGGGCCCGTATATGGAGTCCAATGTCAGGACGCAAGTGGAGTTGATCGAACCCTGTAATGCGGCACTCAGAAGAACCATTGATAAAATGAACAGCAGTGGGTGCAAG GTATATTTTGGTCGTTGGCTGATTGAAGGTTCTCCATATGTGATTCTGCTAGATGTGGGCTTCACGGCCTGGTCTCTGGACCGCTGGAAGAGTGAATTGTGGGAGAAATGTGGTGTTGGTGTGCCCTGGTTCGACAGAGAGGCTAATGATGCTGTTCTCTTTGGCTTCCTCACAGCATGGCTACTGGGAGAG TATGCAGCTCAGTGTGACGAGCCTCCTCACATTGTGGCTCATTTTCACGAGTGGCTGGCAGGTTTGGGGCTTGTCTTATGCAGGCAGCGTCAGTTACCTGTAGCAACCATCTTCACCACACACGCCACTCTGCTTGGCCGATACCTTTGTGCTGGGAACGTCGACTTCTACAATAACCTCGCAGAG TTTAATGTGGATAAAGAAGCAGGTGACAGGCAGATCTATCACCGGTACTGTTTGGAGCGTGCTGCAGCCCGCTGTGCACACGTTTTCACCACCGTCTCTCAGATCACCGCCATTGAGGCAGAGCACTTACTAAAGCGGAAACCAG ATATTGTGACTCCAAACGGTCTGAATGTGAAGAAGTTCTCAGCCATGCATGAGTTCCAGAACCTCCACGCTCAGAGTAAAGCACGCATCCAGGAGTTTGTCAGAGGCCATTTCTATGG GCATTTAGATTTTAACCTTGACAAGACTGTGTTTCTTTTTATTGCTGGACGCTATGAATTCTCAAATAAAGGAGCTGACATCTTTCTTGAAGCATTGGCCAGACTAAATTACCTACTGAGG GTGAATCACAGTGATGTGACTGTAATAGCATTCTTCATCATGCCTGCTCGTACCAACAACTTTAACGTGGAGACCCTGAAGGGCCAAGCCGTGCGGAAACAGCTCTG GGACACTGCACAGACTGTGAAGGAGCGCTTTGGGAAGAAACTCTATGAATCACTTTTAGT agggcAGTTGCCTGATGTGTCTAAGATGTTAGATAAAGAGGACTTCACCATAATGAAGCGTGCCATCTTCGCCACCCAACGGCAGTGTCTACCCCCCGTCTGCACTCACAACATGCTGGAGGACAGCAGTGACCCCATCCTCAACTGCATCCGCCGCATTGGCCTCTTCAACACCTCTCAGGACAGAGTAAAG GTGATCTTCCATCCAGAGTTTCTCTCCTCAACTTCTCCTCTCCTGCCAATGGACTATGAGGAGTTTGTGAGAGGCTGCCACCTTGGAGTATTTCCATCTTACTATGAGCCCTGGGGATACACACCAG CTGAGTGTACAGTGATGGGTATCCCATCGATCTCCACTAACCTGTCTGGGTTTGGCTGTTTCATGGAGGAGCACATTGCCGACCCATCAGCTTACG GTATCTATATTCTGGATCGGCGGTATCGTGGGGTGGATGAGTCCTGTAATCAGCTGACGTCTTTCCTGTTCCAGTTCTGTCAGCAGAGCCGCAGGCAGAGGATCATTCAAAGAAACCGAACCGAGCGCCTCAGTGACCTGCTAGACTGGAGATATCTGGGCAGG TATTACATTTCAGCCCGCCATATGGCTTTAGCGAAAGCTTTCCCGGACACATACATCTATGAGCCGCAAGAACCCACTTCA GCCACAGGCTTCCGTTACCCACGGCCTGCCTCGGTACCCCCGTCTCCCGCCCACTCGCTTCACTCATCTCCTCATCAGAGCGAGGCTGAGGATGAGGAGGAACCATATGATGAAGATCTGGAAGCAGAGAAAGACAGAGTCAACATCCGCCAACCGCTAACCTTACCAAACCGGAACAAGAACCATACAGACGGTCTCCCTGAGAAAAACTAA